CTCTTCGTGACCACCTTTCTCTTCACCACGGTAGGGGTCATCGGCGGCTCGATGACGCCCAACCTGCGCGGGGGCAGCGGACCCTTTCTGCAAGCCTTTTTCAGCGGCGACAGAGTCTTTATCCCCAAGTACGACACCTGGCTGCGCCGCGCCGGGGTGCTCGGGCCCTACCAGCGCGGCGACGTGGTCGTCTTTCGCGAGCCCGAAAACTCGCCCGCCATGCAGGGCAGGCGCAACTTCTACGTCAAGCGCATGATCGGCTTGCCCGGCGACCGCGTCAAAGTCGAGGAGGGGCAGGTCTACATCAACGGCCACGCCGTCGACCAGGGCTTTATCACCGACACCGGGGTGGTGCGGCCCGACCCGGTCAACTTCCCCGAGGTGGTGGTGCGTGACGGCCGCGTCACCCACATCGGCGGCCCGACGCTCTACAACTTGGGCCTCGAGGTCGGCCTGGTCAGTGACCCCAGGGTGAGGTTCTTCTACGGCAGCACCTACCAGGCGCTGGCGCCGCTGCCGGACGAGGTGGTCGCGGCGAGCTACGAAGCGCCCGTAAGATTCGTCCACGAGTTCATCGTGCCCGAAGGGCAGTACTTCATCATGGGCGACAACCGCTCGATCGCGCTGGGCGGCAGCATCGACTCGCGCTATTTCGGCCCCATCCCCAGCCTCTCAGTGGCCGGCAAGGCGACCGCGATCATCTGGCCGCCGCAGAGGGAAGGCGAGTGGAACTGGCGCCGCCTGCCGCCGCCCCCGGCCTTCGACGCCGTTCCCGAACCCGAACCTGGTAGCTAAACCCATGACCACTAAACCCTCATGACCACCGGTAACCCCGCACCGCCTCCCTCCGAGCAGCCGTCCTGGCTCGCCAAGTTCTTGAGCTATCTCATCGCCTTTGCCCTGGGCATCTTCGTGGTGACCTTTCTCTTCACCACGGTGGGCATCTCGGGCGACTCGATGCAGCCGAGCCTGCATGACGGCGAGCGGGTCTTCGTCCCCAAGTACGAGTACTGGCTGAGGCAGGTGGGGCTGGGCCACTACGAGCGCGGCGAGATCATCTTCTTCAGGCCACCCCTGAGCGTCGCCGAGCCGCGCCTGCGGCTGCCGATCCTGGGCCTGGACCTGCCGAGCTTCTACATCAAGCGGGTGGTCGGCCTGCCCGGCGAGCGCGTGGCGATCAGGCGCGGCGTCATCTATATCGACGGCCGCCCGCTGGCCGAGGACTACCTGCGCGGCCTGGGCTACAGCAGCAACGAGTCGATGCCCGAGCTGCGCGTGCCCGCGGACGCCTACTTCGTCGTCGGCGACAACCGCCACCCCTATGGCAGCCTGGACTCGAGGCGCTTTGGCCCCATCGCCGAGGACGCCATCGCCGGCCGGGTCAACTTCGTCCTGTGGCCGCCGCTGCGCCGCGGCGAGGGCGGCGTCTGGCAGCTCAACCTGCGCTCGCTGGCCGCGTCCGGTGCCTCCCGCTAAGGCCAGCCGGAAGCAAGAGCAGGCTTCTCGGCTGAGGGCTGAGAGCTGAGAGCTTATCGCGCCAGGCGCCCGTCCAGACCCAGCCTCTCGGCGTCGTCTTGCATCGCCTTTAGCACGAAGCTCACGTGCTCCCAAAGCTCGACGCCGATCTCGTCGGCGCCGCGCCGTACGTCCTCGCGGCTCACACCGCGCGCAAAGGCCTTGTCCTTGAACTTCTTTTTGA
The Deinococcota bacterium genome window above contains:
- the lepB gene encoding signal peptidase I, translating into MASSKRVPAPATPTPNTPPSTSQRVWREVRGYAEALLIALFVTTFLFTTVGVIGGSMTPNLRGGSGPFLQAFFSGDRVFIPKYDTWLRRAGVLGPYQRGDVVVFREPENSPAMQGRRNFYVKRMIGLPGDRVKVEEGQVYINGHAVDQGFITDTGVVRPDPVNFPEVVVRDGRVTHIGGPTLYNLGLEVGLVSDPRVRFFYGSTYQALAPLPDEVVAASYEAPVRFVHEFIVPEGQYFIMGDNRSIALGGSIDSRYFGPIPSLSVAGKATAIIWPPQREGEWNWRRLPPPPAFDAVPEPEPGS
- the lepB gene encoding signal peptidase I, yielding MTTGNPAPPPSEQPSWLAKFLSYLIAFALGIFVVTFLFTTVGISGDSMQPSLHDGERVFVPKYEYWLRQVGLGHYERGEIIFFRPPLSVAEPRLRLPILGLDLPSFYIKRVVGLPGERVAIRRGVIYIDGRPLAEDYLRGLGYSSNESMPELRVPADAYFVVGDNRHPYGSLDSRRFGPIAEDAIAGRVNFVLWPPLRRGEGGVWQLNLRSLAASGASR